The sequence CTTCCAATTAAATTGTTGTTAATTAACCATTGTCGGATCAATTGCTTCGGGATCTCATTTTGGACTATATTTGTAATTTTCATATCAAAGCCTTCTTTTCCCACATGAGATAAACATATTTGTACTCTTTCTAATTGCTGTAAGTTAAAAGTCGATTTAATTGGAGGCCCAGTTGTGCTTCCTCTCCAAAACATAATTGACTTTCTGGCAAGCCAACTCTTTTTAAATGATTCAAAGCTATTCCATGATTCTAATTTAGTCAACTTTTTACTTTCAAGCATTGAGTATTCATCTGGTATAACATTCTCCTTGTCTTCACTAGTCATAGAGAGAAAATTACTAGTTCCCCAATCACTAGCATTTAAAGCTAATGAATAAGAATAATTCAGCTGATTAGATATTTCTATGCAATATGGAATCCAAAAGGAGTAACAATTGTATATTCTCTTTGTATTATTATGTTTATCATTTAAAGTACTGGGAATGTCAATATGAATAGCTTTTTCCTTATTGGCATTTATTCTTACATATATTCTTGTTGTCAAATCAATCAAAGAAGGATCAGCATGAAGGGAAGATAGAGTTATATGATGCCTTTTAGCTATTTTGCCCAGCAAGCGAAAAGTTCTTGGATGAGAATGAGTAATGAATCTGGATTGAAAAGGTAGATATGTATGCATTGCTATTGGTACATTTATAAAAGACAATAATTGATATAATAGGTTAAACACTACATTATCGGCAATAGAGGCCAAATATATGCCTAATTAGATTAATCTTTAAGCATAACTTGGTTTGAGTAAGCAGTCCCAACCAATTAAATCACTTGACAAGCAGTGGAAGAGGAACAAGATCTTTTTTTTACTCTTTCTAATTCATTCACAAGCAATCTGAGAAACTAAATCTCTAGATATTTAGTGTAATTTAACTAATCTTTTCAAGGCTTCTTAAGAGATTGCTTAACAACATCTTATTGATTAGAAAACTACCAATCAAAAAACTGGATAAAGCAGATGGTCTTACAGCCAACGAACTGGCTATTGCAAAGACAAGTCTTGCCCCTTGCTAGGTAATTTAAGTTGATGAAGCGTGCGAGCAAAACATTAGATCTCTTGGTGCGTCTAGTAAAGACATTACCAAGGAAACGCAAGTGGTCCCTTGCATTTCTTTTGCCATTAGCCGCAATTGGCGGATTGGCTGAAGTAGCTGTAGTTGCATTGATTTCGACCCTCTTTACACTTGTTGCCGGGCAACCAAATAGTGCTCCGATACCATTCAATGAGTTTTTGCCAGATGATCCTAAACTCAAAGTTATAAGTATAATAATACTATATATAGGAATGAATTGGTCCTCTTCTTTTATAAAGATATTCCAGAAGATTTGTCAAGAAAGAATTAGGGTTTTGGTCTGGTTTGATTTATCTAAACGCGCACAGAAAAATATAATATCGCAACCTTATGAATACTTTCTAAACAAAAAGTATAATGATTTTTCTACAAGCGTACTAATAAATATTGAAAGAGTTTCTTCTGCAATAGTACTACCAATTATGCATTTAACTAGTAGTTTATTTGTAGTATCATTTCTTACAATTACGATACTAAGTATCTCAAAATCTAGTGGACCTTATTTAATTATATCATTATTAACTTTCTATTCTTTAATTACCTTTATTATTACTCCATATATCAGATTTGCAAACCGTCAAAGAATTTTACTTGAGCGAGAAAAATCAAATATACTTCAAGAATCAGTTAGAACAATTATAGATGTTCACTTAACAAATTCTGAATCATATTTTGCTAAAAAATATTCCGATATTAGCTCTGAGTCCTTTCCTTTTTTTTGGAAAAGTAGGGTACTGCCAGATCTGCCAAGAGCTTTAATAGAACCTTTTGGGATTACTTTAATTTTTACTATAGGGTTGCTACCTTATCTGTCTGGGAATCAACCAAGAAACCTGATCGAAATAGTACCTTTTTTAGCGACAATTGCTGTTTCAGCCTTAAAATTAACAGCTCCACTTCAACAAGCCTTCGGCGCTTTTACTAGATTAAGAGCTGGCATACCAGACTTAGAAGTAGCATTGAAATTAATTGAGCTTCCATATCACAAGCGAAAATTATTAGATAATGAAAAGACCGTCTCGTCAAAAGGTATTGAGCCACGTAATTATATTAAGTTAAATCATGTTAAATATAAATATCCAACTAGCAATAAGCTAGTACTAGATGATATTAATATAACTATACCAGTAGGATCACGAGTTGCTTTTGTAGGTAAAACAGGTAGTGGAAAGACAACAACTGCAAATCAGCTACTTTGTCTCTTGCAGCCAACCTCTGGATCATTACAAGTTGATGGAATAAATGTTAGTGAATCAGAAGTTTCAGCATGGCAATCAAATTGTGCATATGTTCCACAATCCATCAACCTTTTAAATAGTAATGTTGTAGAAAATGTTGCCTACGGGCTAGAGGCTGATGATATTGAACTTGATAGAGTTTGGGAGTCATTAGAAGCAGCACAAATTGCTGACCTTGTTTCAGAGTTACCTATGGGCCTTTATACTGAAATAGGCGACAATGGAATACGGCTCTCAGGAGGTCAGCGTCAAAGACTTGCTTTAGCAAGAGCATTTTATAGAAAATCAAAGTTATTAATACTTG comes from Prochlorococcus sp. MIT 1307 and encodes:
- a CDS encoding glycosyl transferase family 90 produces the protein MASIADNVVFNLLYQLLSFINVPIAMHTYLPFQSRFITHSHPRTFRLLGKIAKRHHITLSSLHADPSLIDLTTRIYVRINANKEKAIHIDIPSTLNDKHNNTKRIYNCYSFWIPYCIEISNQLNYSYSLALNASDWGTSNFLSMTSEDKENVIPDEYSMLESKKLTKLESWNSFESFKKSWLARKSIMFWRGSTTGPPIKSTFNLQQLERVQICLSHVGKEGFDMKITNIVQNEIPKQLIRQWLINNNLIGRKINEDFFKQYKYYPDIPGNNQLCGSWGAIRKCLRGNLMFKPNHKSHMYYDRYMEPWKNYIPVESNFLDLEEKFLWAEANIDQASNIAWQGYCVASNYLLAIKNHFIKASLKKIIRL
- a CDS encoding ABC transporter ATP-binding protein, with amino-acid sequence MPLAAIGGLAEVAVVALISTLFTLVAGQPNSAPIPFNEFLPDDPKLKVISIIILYIGMNWSSSFIKIFQKICQERIRVLVWFDLSKRAQKNIISQPYEYFLNKKYNDFSTSVLINIERVSSAIVLPIMHLTSSLFVVSFLTITILSISKSSGPYLIISLLTFYSLITFIITPYIRFANRQRILLEREKSNILQESVRTIIDVHLTNSESYFAKKYSDISSESFPFFWKSRVLPDLPRALIEPFGITLIFTIGLLPYLSGNQPRNLIEIVPFLATIAVSALKLTAPLQQAFGAFTRLRAGIPDLEVALKLIELPYHKRKLLDNEKTVSSKGIEPRNYIKLNHVKYKYPTSNKLVLDDINITIPVGSRVAFVGKTGSGKTTTANQLLCLLQPTSGSLQVDGINVSESEVSAWQSNCAYVPQSINLLNSNVVENVAYGLEADDIELDRVWESLEAAQIADLVSELPMGLYTEIGDNGIRLSGGQRQRLALARAFYRKSKLLILDEATSALDNQTEAEVMDAIELIGRRCTIVVIAHRLSTIMRSDYIYEFDHGTVKAAGNYQELLEKSQSFKEMINIAKTKLREDDIEHFLES